The following is a genomic window from Micromonospora cathayae.
GAGGCGGTCGGCGACCCGTTCCAGGTCCCCGTCGGTACGCAGGCCGATCATGGCCTGGCGGGGGAAACCGAGCTGGAGCGGATCGGTGACCGCGACGATCTGCATCACCCCGGCGTCGAGCAGCCGCTGCACCCGCTGCCGGACCGCCGCCTCGGAGAGCCCGACCGCCTTGCCGATGGTGGCGTACGGTCGCCGGCCGTCCTCCTGGAGCTGCTCGATGATCCGCTTCGCCACGTCATCGAGCAGAGCGTGATGGGATCCCTCACGCACGGTGACCCGGCGGATCGGGCCGTGGCTCTCCGGGTGGCGTTGGGTCATCGTGGATTTCCTTCACGTTAAGCGGCGGTCACTGTTGCGCGGCGATCACCTGGGAGTCTGGCGTAATCCGTGGTCCAGGACCAATGTCGCGACGGAATCCCTTGTACGCAAGGTTTCCGCATGCCAGTATCGGTCGCACCCATCGCACTGGCCCTCCGCCGGCGGACCGTACCCCCTCGCCGACGACGACCCCGAAGGAGCCGTCACATGCGTCGTCACCCCCGGGCGGTCTCCCGGCGTGGCCTGCTCTCCGGCGCGCTCGGCTCGGCGGCGCT
Proteins encoded in this region:
- a CDS encoding Lrp/AsnC family transcriptional regulator gives rise to the protein MTQRHPESHGPIRRVTVREGSHHALLDDVAKRIIEQLQEDGRRPYATIGKAVGLSEAAVRQRVQRLLDAGVMQIVAVTDPLQLGFPRQAMIGLRTDGDLERVADRLAELEEVDYVVITAGSFDLLTEVVCRNDDHLLEILQRLRAVPGVVSTEAFVYLKLRKQTYTWGTA